ACTTTAGGATTAGTCCTTGATATTTGAAATATTCTTATGCTTAATATTCTCATTATTGTGACTATTGAGCAATTAACAATTATTTTTGATGAGCAAGGCGTGTTTCATATCCCCTTTGAAAATTCTAAAAATTNNAGAGTGAAGTCTAATGGAAAAAGACAGGAGGAANNNGGAGCAAAGGGGAAACTTATATACAACAAATGTAAAGGCTTGAGCGTTGACGCATTGACCTTGGTTTTACAAAGCCATATAGCCACCAATTTTTCNAACACTCCATAACTAAAGTTATTGGCTATCTCCCAAAGAAAGAGGGTATTTCTCCTTTTTCCTTTGCTCCTCTGTTTTTTGCTCAAAGACCTATAACATACTTTTGCCACTCTGTATGCAGTCCACTCTTAAGATGTTTGCTGACCTCGAAATAGAGACTGCTATAAGGTTGGCGCGGGGGATGACGCAAAGGCATGTGAGCTTCGTGGGGAGTCCGACTGCCTTTTTTGACATTGCAACGGACACAAGCGGTAACAATATTCTCCCAAGTATCGCCTCCGCCGCGCGATCGCGGTATTACATGGTCTAGTGTCAATTCATCCCCTGTGAAACCACAGTATTGACAGGCATGACCATCACGGTGCAATATATTTCGGCGAGTTAGAGGGATTTCTTTATAAGGAACGCGTACATAATGACGCAACCGGATCACGGTCGGCAACGGGAAATCCGTGTACAGAAATTTACCGTTGTGTTCCACGCGTTCTGCTTTGCCCTTGATTAAAAGAACTACAGCGCGACGCCAACTCGTTATATTGAGAGGTTCGTAAGAGGCGTTTAAGACTAAAACCTTCCCCATTATTTGCGCTCAGGGTATGAGTTTTACAATATATTAACACAAATACACCCTGCTAGGGGGATAAGAAGAAATTATACTTTCGGGAGAATTTGGAAATTGAGTGATGAATAAAAAGTTAGGAGTGAGGAGTGAGGAGTTAAGAGTTGGAAAGTCAAATTTATTACTTGATTAAAATTATTACTTAGACTAACGCAATCGCGCAGTGTCTCGTAGAGAAGAACGGAGTGAAAAGTTGATCCATAAGATTTACTTTTAACTTATAACTGATAACTCATAACTCTTAACTTTTACTTTAGCGCCGCAACATCTTGTATCAATTCCAATCTGAAGGTTAAACTTCCTATTTAATCTGATCTCGCTTTTAGGAGCGTGTATAGATAGATAACTTGCAAGTTTAGCCGTGGCGGGATAGGAGTCAGTACAAATGT
This portion of the Nostoc sp. GT001 genome encodes:
- a CDS encoding HNH endonuclease, giving the protein MGKVLVLNASYEPLNITSWRRAVVLLIKGKAERVEHNGKFLYTDFPLPTVIRLRHYVRVPYKEIPLTRRNILHRDGHACQYCGFTGDELTLDHVIPRSRGGGDTWENIVTACVRCNVKKGSRTPHEAHMPLRHPPRQPYSSLYFEVSKHLKSGLHTEWQKYVIGL